A portion of the Aricia agestis chromosome 1, ilAriAges1.1, whole genome shotgun sequence genome contains these proteins:
- the LOC121732424 gene encoding uncharacterized protein LOC121732424 isoform X7 has product MKPLTLLSLSELKWWFAHSRSKREMSAASGLKHVATEPAQLDNKRERRRGNSTRAAGRAAALRRVPSDSDCSVETASLSADSGDRSVRPPPPPVRTSKSRSRRRGSEWEVLEGLKDGQRFDKRPEVFNGYLHKKRKWPLKGWHKRFFVVDGGILVYARSAGDVARGRLHGSVDVGLSVLSAKPRRRRIDIDADEFIYHLRAKTHDAFRTWLHVLKTHRLYRQHLLTFGARESVPKIHAPLDDIPPNENSSRMMTSKEHKEVPKHASNKYPESKLLSSKTKKKCRTRPYYSHSKVSSKEKPYFVSLCSWSAGKEKTKLDFSNQIAFIKSSIRKHSPNFSLAKNKKEKSKRQKGKTENKQIKKASEGGNKTISKNIIKNSTVSRFIDTNKSDNQKIRRIKKSTNVIKYQNKFYEPVLTNAYNFVALKNSKRIVSGSNSYSLSFNEKKVLKNWNSRVRNINNLNKLEYDMMVKKVIQLLSDKINEEKEIPTTRAYLNEVFEEMSGTKLHSENENSLKELFKYLLQFWLKTTTTLTDADIKRHNDIKANKCTSNTHVSSCSVATQAYDYEDGLIKCDTFIKEKHDSDLEKVLNNIVYKCESTNTLFDAKRISNNNLRREQKITQTMDRLESIKISKFKKTLSRLLSKIPISAETALEILQLYLEIIDDDSENFNTNNATTKNIKPKLMPSNISNNINSDYENTSEINLRRVCNTEHENNSINVFDSRKGFGKYETDLNDNANNNLFKSINVLDMKKATPNNNIGINILVYTNLLRTVYNNPRKPVDERVMLLLLDNLLPLSKSTTIHKDINNLCMKLRRKFGKNTEEHGLSLLGKIYADVVKNSTTDQYTSTNTDLRDESNNDFLELQYDDKSTQYILNEDKL; this is encoded by the exons GTGAATTAAAATGGTGGTTCGCGCACAGTCGTAGCAAACGGGAGATGTCTGCCGCGTCCGGACTGAAGCATGTCGCCACAGAGCCCGCGCAGCTGGACAACAAGC GCGAGCGTCGTCGCGGCAACTCGacgcgggcagcggggcgggcggcggcgctgcGCCGCGTGCCCTCCGACTCGGACTGCTCGGTGGAGACGGCCAGCCTATCCGCCGATAGCGGGGACCGGTCTGTGagaccgccgccgccgccggtcAGAACGTCCAAGTCCAGGAG TCGTCGCCGCGGCTCGGAGTGGGAGGTGCTTGAGGGTCTGAAGGACGGGCAGCGGTTCGACAAACGGCCAGAGGTGTTTAACGGGTACCTGCATAAGAAGAGGAAATGGCCCCTCAAGGGGTGGCACAAG CGTTTCTTTGTCGTCGACGGCGGTATACTAGTATACGCGCGGTCCGCCGGCGACGTGGCGCGCGGCCGGCTGCACGGCTCCGTCGACGTCGGCCTGTCGGTGCTGTCGGCCAAGCCGCGCCGACGCCGCATAGACATTGACGCCGACGAGTTCATATACCACCTCCGGGCTAAGACGCACGACGCGTTCCGCACGTGGCTGCACGTGCTGAAGACGCACAG GCTATACCGTCAACACCTGCTGACGTTCGGCGCCCGGGAGTCCGTCCCCAAGATACATGCACCCCTCGACGACATACCTCCCAATGAGAACTCCTCCC GTATGATGACGAGCAAAGAGCATAAAGAAGTTCCTAAACATGCTTCAAATAAATACCCCGAATCCAAACTTTTATCATCAAAGACAAAGAAAAAATGTAGAACAAGGCCTTATTATTCACACTCTAAAGTTTCTTCCAAAGAAAAACCATATTTTGTTTCACTATGCTCATGGAGTGCTGGAAAAGAAAAAACGAAACTAGATTTTAGTAATCAAATAGCTTTTATCAAGTCATCAATACGCAAACATAGCCCTAATTTTTCCCTTGCCAAGAATAAgaaagagaaaagtaaaaggcaGAAAGGAAAAACAGAAAATAAGCAAATAAAGAAAGCTTCCGAAGGTGgtaataaaactatttcaaaaaatataattaaaaattccaCTGTATCGCGATTTATAGATACCAATAAATCTGATAACCAAAAAATAAGgagaataaaaaaatctacgaACGTTATAAAGTATCAGAATAAATTCTATGAACCGGTTCTCACCAAtgcttataattttgtagctttaaaGAATTCCAAAAGAATTGTATCTGGGTCTAATTCTTATTCTTTAAGCTTTAATGAGAAGAAGGTTTTGAAAAATTGGAATTCACGAGTCAGAAATATAAATAATCTTAATAAATTAGAATATGACATGATGGTGAAAAAGGTAATACAGTTACTATCtgataaaataaatgaagaaaAAGAAATACCTACTacaagggcttatttgaatgaAGTTTTTGAAGAAATGTCTGGTACCAAACTTCATTCAGAAAATGAAAATTCATTGAAGgaactgtttaaatatttacttcaaTTTTGGCTGAAGACCACTACAACGTTAACTGATGCCGATATTAAAAGACATAATGatataaaagcaaataaatGCACATCGAATACTCATGTTTCGAGTTGTTCTGTCGCAACACAAGCATATGATTATGAGGATGGACTGATTAAATGTGACACTTTTATAAAAGAGAAGCATGATTCTGATCTTGAAAAAGTGctcaataatattgtttataaatGCGAATCAACAAATACTCTCTTTGATGCAAAACGTATTTCAAATAACAATTTACGAAGAGAACAGAAAATTACGCAGACAATGGATAGATTGGAGTccattaaaatatcaaaatttaagAAGACACTAAGCAGGCTGTTGAGTAAAATTCCTATATCGGCGGAAACTGCTTTAGAAATATTACAGTTGTATCTGGAAATCATAGACGATGACAGTGAAAACTTTAACACTAATAACGCTacgacaaaaaatattaaacccaAGCTTATGCCATCTAATATCAGTAATAACATTAATTCTGATTATGAAAATACATCCGAAATTAACTTACGAAGAGTTTGTAACACAGAACATGAGAACAATAGCATAAATGTATTTGATTCAAGAAAAGGCTTTGGAAAGTATGAAACTGATTTAAATGATAATGCTAATAACAACTTGTTCAAATCAATTAATGTGCTTGATATGAAAAAGGCTACACCTAACAATAACATTGGAATTAACATCTTAGTGTACACAAATTTATTGAGAACAGTCTACAATAACCCAAGGAAACCAGTAGACGAACGCGTTATGCTGTTACTTCTTGATAATCTACTGCCACTCTCAAAGAGCACAACCATACATAAAGATATAAACAACCTATGTATGAAGTTAAGGAGAAAGTTTGGAAAGAATACCGAGGAGCATGGGTTGAGTTTATTGGGGAAGATTTATGCTGATGTAGTTAAAAATTCTACCACAGATCAATATACTAGTACAAATACAGATTTAAGAGATGAAAGTAACAACGATTTTCTGGAACTGCAATACGACGACAAAAGTACgcaatatattttgaatgaagacaaactttga
- the LOC121732424 gene encoding oxysterol-binding protein-related protein 3-like isoform X1 — protein sequence MKPLTLLSLSELKWWFAHSRSKREMSAASGLKHVATEPAQLDNKRERRRGNSTRAAGRAAALRRVPSDSDCSVETASLSADSGDRSVRPPPPPVRTSKSRSRRRGSEWEVLEGLKDGQRFDKRPEVFNGYLHKKRKWPLKGWHKRFFVVDGGILVYARSAGDVARGRLHGSVDVGLSVLSAKPRRRRIDIDADEFIYHLRAKTHDAFRTWLHVLKTHRLYRQHLLTFGARESVPKIHAPLDDIPPNENSSRLVSPTSPPLRGPQAGFVSGTPGGRLASWIIESGSGLESATRSLSEAQQGVAALQRLAAALQAAAAPDTDASLDGASPGVKTTRRKFGLRKKKSSTKCSSVDLHAAAHAAGVHLDPSGSHTALSALTAPPSPGGGASSMPNSAASLPIAFLSSYLASTTIVPCAAARPQSLPGAEALNAPTSLTSLNHEHQLRDDFNVLAKDLVTTLKDVVATLVMERGRLRAAMEAGDGPTGGVLTALRNNLSTALHQNEVSSTELRARLSRIHDASDLADVTAPPHNAEQNRRFPHSLSYSSSCVSASEFFDAEEHDDNKTDEMLDADEAGVIELDGDSSSEAGSLSSDDASASTDNSDAVARLGAPKKRSTRRRLSTSGNESNRSKRKHSKQKLRRETSTTVNGRAEERVVSAGEEGAEWTRRTRLPHPRPSPAPPSLWNLLYKNIGKDLSQISMPVTINEPLNMLQRLCEELEYSELLDAAAVCTGAAERCALIGAFAVSAYAATAHRAASKPFNPLLGETYECVRADRGFSFLAEQVSHHPPVSACHAESARWVFWQEARIKTKFWGKSMEFQPAGKVHVRLLTTGDHYSWNKVTTCVHNLFGGQRWVDQYGEMTVTCHGTDISCKLNFIKASSWSNSRHEVRGAVSGGGARLRLQGRWTEALHAGEPPAAKCLWRPGAMPAEHELYYGFTRFAMELNELEPGMRDRLPHTDTRLRPDQRALEEGDVESAETLKLQLEQAQRDRRRDRPDHRPQWFRRSGEGEGGEEETWVFSGEYWRARERGFPDLRAPRLW from the exons GTGAATTAAAATGGTGGTTCGCGCACAGTCGTAGCAAACGGGAGATGTCTGCCGCGTCCGGACTGAAGCATGTCGCCACAGAGCCCGCGCAGCTGGACAACAAGC GCGAGCGTCGTCGCGGCAACTCGacgcgggcagcggggcgggcggcggcgctgcGCCGCGTGCCCTCCGACTCGGACTGCTCGGTGGAGACGGCCAGCCTATCCGCCGATAGCGGGGACCGGTCTGTGagaccgccgccgccgccggtcAGAACGTCCAAGTCCAGGAG TCGTCGCCGCGGCTCGGAGTGGGAGGTGCTTGAGGGTCTGAAGGACGGGCAGCGGTTCGACAAACGGCCAGAGGTGTTTAACGGGTACCTGCATAAGAAGAGGAAATGGCCCCTCAAGGGGTGGCACAAG CGTTTCTTTGTCGTCGACGGCGGTATACTAGTATACGCGCGGTCCGCCGGCGACGTGGCGCGCGGCCGGCTGCACGGCTCCGTCGACGTCGGCCTGTCGGTGCTGTCGGCCAAGCCGCGCCGACGCCGCATAGACATTGACGCCGACGAGTTCATATACCACCTCCGGGCTAAGACGCACGACGCGTTCCGCACGTGGCTGCACGTGCTGAAGACGCACAG GCTATACCGTCAACACCTGCTGACGTTCGGCGCCCGGGAGTCCGTCCCCAAGATACATGCACCCCTCGACGACATACCTCCCAATGAGAACTCCTCCC GCTTGGTAAGCCCCACTTCGCCCCCTCTCCGCGGGCCTCAGGCTGGCTTCGTGTCTGGCACACCAGGTGGACGACTCGCCAGTTGGATCATAG AATCAGGCTCCGGTCTGGAAAGCGCCACACGTTCCCTCAGCGAGGCGCAGCAGGGCGTGGCAGCACTTCAGCGACTTGCAGCAGCACTGCAGGCGGCGGCCGCGCCCGACACCGACGCGTCGCTCGACGGCGCCTCCCCCGGCGTCAAGACTACGCGCCGCAAGTTCGGTCTGCGCAAGAAGAAAAGCTCCACGAAATGCTCGTCCGTAGACCTGCACGCAGCCGCGCACGCTGCTGGCGTACACCTCGACCCGTCCGGCTCGCACACG GCGCTATCCGCTTTAACCGCGCCCCCTTCGCCCGGCGGCGGCGCGTCCTCCATGCCTAACTCTGCCGCATCCCTGCCTATCG CGTTTCTTTCCTCCTATCTGGCTTCCACTACTATAGTTC CGTGCGCGGCCGCTCGCCCGCAGTCCCTGCCGGGTGCGGAGGCTCTCAACGCGCCCACGAGCCTCACCAGCCTCAACCATGAACACCAGCTGAGAGATGACTTCAATGTCTTGGCTAAGGACCTGGTGACCACGCTCAAGGATGTTGTGGCTACTCTG GTGATGGAGCGTGGTCGCCTTCGCGCGGCGATGGAAGCGGGCGACGGTCCCACTGGCGGCGTGCTCACCGCGCTCCGGAACAATCTGTCCACCGCCTTACATCAGAACGAAG TGTCCTCCACAGAGCTGCGCGCGCGCCTCTCGCGCATACACGACGCCTCCGACCTCGCAGACGTCACCGCGCCGCCCCACAACGCCGAACAG AACCGTCGGTTTCCGCACTCGCTGAGCTACAGCTCGTCGTGCGTGTCCGCGTCGGAGTTCTTCGACGCCGAGGAGCACGACGACAACAAGACCGACGAGATGTTGGACGCCGACGAG GCGGGTGTGATCGAGCTGGACGGTGACTCGTCGTCTGAGGCGGGCTCACTGAGCAGCGACGACGCCTCCGCCAGCACCGACAACTCCGACGCCGTGG CTAGGCTTGGGGCCCCAAAAAAAAGGTCAACGCGCCGCAGGCTAAGTACATCCGGTAACGAGTCTAATAGATCTAAACGCAAGCATTCCAAACAGAAAC TACGCCGAGAGACGTCGACGACGGTGAACGGGCGTGCGGAGGAGCGTGTGGTGAGTGCGGGCGAGGAGGGGGCGGAGTGGACGCGGCGCACGCGCCTCCCGCACCCGCGCCCCTCCCCCGCCCCGCCCAGCCTGTGGAACCTCCTCTACAAGAACATCGGGAAAGATCTCTCGCAGATATCCATGCCGGTCACCATCAACGAGCCGCTCAATATGCTGCAG AGACTGTGCGAAGAACTCGAATACTCGGAACTCCTCGACGCGGCCGCAGTGTGTACGGGCGCGGCGGAGCGGTGCGCACTGATCGGTGCGTTCGCTGTGAGCGCGTACGCCGCGACCGCGCACCGCGCCGCCAGCAAGCCTTTCAACCCGCTGCTGGGAGAGACATATGAGTGCGTGCGTGCAGACCGTGGCTTTAGCTTTCTTGCCGAGCAG GTTTCCCACCACCCGCCCGTGTCGGCGTGCCACGCGGAGTCGGCGCGCTGGGTGTTCTGGCAGGAGGCGCGCATCAAGACCAAGTTCTGGGGCAAGTCCATGGAGTTCCAACCGGCGGGCAAGGTGCACGTGCGCTTGCTCACCACCGGCGACCACTACAGCTGGAACAag GTGACGACGTGCGTGCACAACCTGTTCGGTGGTCAGCGCTGGGTGGACCAGTACGGCGAGATGACGGTCACGTGTCACGGCACCGACATCTCCTGCAAACTCAACTTCATCAAG GCTAGCTCGTGGTCGAACAGCCGGCACGAGGTGCGCGGCGCGgtgagcggcggcggcgcgcggctgCGGCTGCAGGGACGCTGGACCGAGGCGCTGCACGCCGGCGAGCCGCCTGCCGCCAAGTGTCTGTGGAGGCCCG GCGCGATGCCGGCGGAGCACGAGCTGTACTACGGGTTCACGCGGTTTGCGATGGAGCTGAACGAGCTGGAGCCCGGCATGCGGGACCGCCTGCCGCACACTGACACACGTCTCAg ACCCGACCAGCGCGCGCTAGAGGAGGGCGACGTGGAGAGCGCGGAGACGCTCAAGCTGCAGCTGGAGCAGGCGCAGCGTGACCGCCGCCGCGACCGCCCTGACCACCGCCCGCAGTGGTTCCG
- the LOC121732424 gene encoding oxysterol-binding protein-related protein 3-like isoform X6, with product MKPLTLLSLSELKWWFAHSRSKREMSAASGLKHVATEPAQLDNKRERRRGNSTRAAGRAAALRRVPSDSDCSVETASLSADSGDRSVRPPPPPVRTSKSRSRRRGSEWEVLEGLKDGQRFDKRPEVFNGYLHKKRKWPLKGWHKRFFVVDGGILVYARSAGDVARGRLHGSVDVGLSVLSAKPRRRRIDIDADEFIYHLRAKTHDAFRTWLHVLKTHRLYRQHLLTFGARESVPKIHAPLDDIPPNENSSRLVSPTSPPLRGPQAGFVSGTPGGRLASWIIESGSGLESATRSLSEAQQGVAALQRLAAALQAAAAPDTDASLDGASPGVKTTRRKFGLRKKKSSTKCSSVDLHAAAHAAGVHLDPSGSHTALSALTAPPSPGGGASSMPNSAASLPIAFLSSYLASTTIVPCAAARPQSLPGAEALNAPTSLTSLNHEHQLRDDFNVLAKDLVTTLKDVVATLVMERGRLRAAMEAGDGPTGGVLTALRNNLSTALHQNEVSSTELRARLSRIHDASDLADVTAPPHNAEQNRRFPHSLSYSSSCVSASEFFDAEEHDDNKTDEMLDADEAGVIELDGDSSSEAGSLSSDDASASTDNSDAVVRRETSTTVNGRAEERVVSAGEEGAEWTRRTRLPHPRPSPAPPSLWNLLYKNIGKDLSQISMPVTINEPLNMLQRLCEELEYSELLDAAAVCTGAAERCALIGAFAVSAYAATAHRAASKPFNPLLGETYECVRADRGFSFLAEQVSHHPPVSACHAESARWVFWQEARIKTKFWGKSMEFQPAGKVHVRLLTTGDHYSWNKVTTCVHNLFGGQRWVDQYGEMTVTCHGTDISCKLNFIKASSWSNSRHEVRGAVSGGGARLRLQGRWTEALHAGEPPAAKCLWRPGAMPAEHELYYGFTRFAMELNELEPGMRDRLPHTDTRLRPDQRALEEGDVESAETLKLQLEQAQRDRRRDRPDHRPQWFRRSGEGEGGEEETWVFSGEYWRARERGFPDLRAPRLW from the exons GTGAATTAAAATGGTGGTTCGCGCACAGTCGTAGCAAACGGGAGATGTCTGCCGCGTCCGGACTGAAGCATGTCGCCACAGAGCCCGCGCAGCTGGACAACAAGC GCGAGCGTCGTCGCGGCAACTCGacgcgggcagcggggcgggcggcggcgctgcGCCGCGTGCCCTCCGACTCGGACTGCTCGGTGGAGACGGCCAGCCTATCCGCCGATAGCGGGGACCGGTCTGTGagaccgccgccgccgccggtcAGAACGTCCAAGTCCAGGAG TCGTCGCCGCGGCTCGGAGTGGGAGGTGCTTGAGGGTCTGAAGGACGGGCAGCGGTTCGACAAACGGCCAGAGGTGTTTAACGGGTACCTGCATAAGAAGAGGAAATGGCCCCTCAAGGGGTGGCACAAG CGTTTCTTTGTCGTCGACGGCGGTATACTAGTATACGCGCGGTCCGCCGGCGACGTGGCGCGCGGCCGGCTGCACGGCTCCGTCGACGTCGGCCTGTCGGTGCTGTCGGCCAAGCCGCGCCGACGCCGCATAGACATTGACGCCGACGAGTTCATATACCACCTCCGGGCTAAGACGCACGACGCGTTCCGCACGTGGCTGCACGTGCTGAAGACGCACAG GCTATACCGTCAACACCTGCTGACGTTCGGCGCCCGGGAGTCCGTCCCCAAGATACATGCACCCCTCGACGACATACCTCCCAATGAGAACTCCTCCC GCTTGGTAAGCCCCACTTCGCCCCCTCTCCGCGGGCCTCAGGCTGGCTTCGTGTCTGGCACACCAGGTGGACGACTCGCCAGTTGGATCATAG AATCAGGCTCCGGTCTGGAAAGCGCCACACGTTCCCTCAGCGAGGCGCAGCAGGGCGTGGCAGCACTTCAGCGACTTGCAGCAGCACTGCAGGCGGCGGCCGCGCCCGACACCGACGCGTCGCTCGACGGCGCCTCCCCCGGCGTCAAGACTACGCGCCGCAAGTTCGGTCTGCGCAAGAAGAAAAGCTCCACGAAATGCTCGTCCGTAGACCTGCACGCAGCCGCGCACGCTGCTGGCGTACACCTCGACCCGTCCGGCTCGCACACG GCGCTATCCGCTTTAACCGCGCCCCCTTCGCCCGGCGGCGGCGCGTCCTCCATGCCTAACTCTGCCGCATCCCTGCCTATCG CGTTTCTTTCCTCCTATCTGGCTTCCACTACTATAGTTC CGTGCGCGGCCGCTCGCCCGCAGTCCCTGCCGGGTGCGGAGGCTCTCAACGCGCCCACGAGCCTCACCAGCCTCAACCATGAACACCAGCTGAGAGATGACTTCAATGTCTTGGCTAAGGACCTGGTGACCACGCTCAAGGATGTTGTGGCTACTCTG GTGATGGAGCGTGGTCGCCTTCGCGCGGCGATGGAAGCGGGCGACGGTCCCACTGGCGGCGTGCTCACCGCGCTCCGGAACAATCTGTCCACCGCCTTACATCAGAACGAAG TGTCCTCCACAGAGCTGCGCGCGCGCCTCTCGCGCATACACGACGCCTCCGACCTCGCAGACGTCACCGCGCCGCCCCACAACGCCGAACAG AACCGTCGGTTTCCGCACTCGCTGAGCTACAGCTCGTCGTGCGTGTCCGCGTCGGAGTTCTTCGACGCCGAGGAGCACGACGACAACAAGACCGACGAGATGTTGGACGCCGACGAG GCGGGTGTGATCGAGCTGGACGGTGACTCGTCGTCTGAGGCGGGCTCACTGAGCAGCGACGACGCCTCCGCCAGCACCGACAACTCCGACGCCGTGG TACGCCGAGAGACGTCGACGACGGTGAACGGGCGTGCGGAGGAGCGTGTGGTGAGTGCGGGCGAGGAGGGGGCGGAGTGGACGCGGCGCACGCGCCTCCCGCACCCGCGCCCCTCCCCCGCCCCGCCCAGCCTGTGGAACCTCCTCTACAAGAACATCGGGAAAGATCTCTCGCAGATATCCATGCCGGTCACCATCAACGAGCCGCTCAATATGCTGCAG AGACTGTGCGAAGAACTCGAATACTCGGAACTCCTCGACGCGGCCGCAGTGTGTACGGGCGCGGCGGAGCGGTGCGCACTGATCGGTGCGTTCGCTGTGAGCGCGTACGCCGCGACCGCGCACCGCGCCGCCAGCAAGCCTTTCAACCCGCTGCTGGGAGAGACATATGAGTGCGTGCGTGCAGACCGTGGCTTTAGCTTTCTTGCCGAGCAG GTTTCCCACCACCCGCCCGTGTCGGCGTGCCACGCGGAGTCGGCGCGCTGGGTGTTCTGGCAGGAGGCGCGCATCAAGACCAAGTTCTGGGGCAAGTCCATGGAGTTCCAACCGGCGGGCAAGGTGCACGTGCGCTTGCTCACCACCGGCGACCACTACAGCTGGAACAag GTGACGACGTGCGTGCACAACCTGTTCGGTGGTCAGCGCTGGGTGGACCAGTACGGCGAGATGACGGTCACGTGTCACGGCACCGACATCTCCTGCAAACTCAACTTCATCAAG GCTAGCTCGTGGTCGAACAGCCGGCACGAGGTGCGCGGCGCGgtgagcggcggcggcgcgcggctgCGGCTGCAGGGACGCTGGACCGAGGCGCTGCACGCCGGCGAGCCGCCTGCCGCCAAGTGTCTGTGGAGGCCCG GCGCGATGCCGGCGGAGCACGAGCTGTACTACGGGTTCACGCGGTTTGCGATGGAGCTGAACGAGCTGGAGCCCGGCATGCGGGACCGCCTGCCGCACACTGACACACGTCTCAg ACCCGACCAGCGCGCGCTAGAGGAGGGCGACGTGGAGAGCGCGGAGACGCTCAAGCTGCAGCTGGAGCAGGCGCAGCGTGACCGCCGCCGCGACCGCCCTGACCACCGCCCGCAGTGGTTCCG